The DNA window AATGAAGAGTTGAAACGAATAGAAAAGCAGTAATATATGCCATAAAGGATTTGAATCTATAATTTCAGACGGAGGTGGTTCAATTATTCGGAAATCCCGAATAACTAAGTTATAAACACCCAAGCATTTTTAACTAAATATAATTACCCTATTTTTAGTAATAATATATATTTTGCAATAAATATATAATACAGTTCAAATAAACTTGAAAAGCAATTAACTGTACCCAAAGATCTTAGCAAGAAATTTGGAACAATGGCAGAAAAAGTTGCTCAACGAATATCTGAACTAAAAGCAGCAGAAACGCTCGAAGATATGCGTTCACTTCCAGCAGCTAATTGCCACGAACTGAAGGGTAATAAAAAAGGAAAGTTGGCAGTAGACATTTCTGCTAATTACAGACTAATTTTTGAACCATGCCAAAATCCCATTCCTCAGAAAGAAGATGGCGGACTGGAATGGATTTTAATAACAGAGATAGAAATAATTACTACGGAAGACTATCATTAATAGAACAAAATCATGAATGCAAATTTAATTTTAGCTAAAGAGTTGTTATCACCTCCGGGAGACACAATTCAGGAAACTATTGATG is part of the uncultured Bacteroides sp. genome and encodes:
- a CDS encoding type II toxin-antitoxin system RelE/ParE family toxin, which produces MAEKVAQRISELKAAETLEDMRSLPAANCHELKGNKKGKLAVDISANYRLIFEPCQNPIPQKEDGGLEWILITEIEIITTEDYH